A window from Citrus sinensis cultivar Valencia sweet orange chromosome 3, DVS_A1.0, whole genome shotgun sequence encodes these proteins:
- the LOC102612272 gene encoding uncharacterized protein LOC102612272 isoform X1, protein MRRWGLLAKEALSQTLTFARFFCLFHVTNHYLWSPTLVFGPSMLPTLNLTGDVILAEYVSHRVGRVGPGDIVFVRSPVDPNKIVTKRIVGVEGDRVTYFKPRNGDTCHTVVVPKGHVWIQGDNLYASRDSRQFGPVPYGLIEGKAFFRQVWPPNSFGSLG, encoded by the exons ATGAGAAGATGGGGACTGTTAGCAAAAGAAGCCCTAAGTCAAACACTAACGTTCGCCAGATTCTTCTGTTTATTCCACGTCACCAACCACTACCTCTGGTCTCCTACCCTG GTGTTCGGTCCTAGCATGCTCCCGACCTTGAATCTAACCGGCGACGTGATTCTTGCGGAATACGTGTCCCACAGAGTGGGAAGAGTGGGCCCTGGTGATATCGTCTTCGTTCGTTCACCTGTCGACCCGAATAAGATTGTGACTAAGCGCATTGTCGGCGTCGAAGGCGATAGAGTCACTTACTTCAAACCCAGGAATGGAGACACGTGTCACACTGTCGTG GTCCCAAAGGGGCATGTTTGGATACAAGGGGATAACCTTTATGCTTCCAGGGATTCGCGGCAATTTGGGCCTGTTCCGTATGGTCTTATTGAAGGGAAAGCATTTTTCAGG CAGGTGTGGCCACCTAATAGCTTTGGATCACTGGGATAA
- the LOC102612272 gene encoding uncharacterized protein LOC102612272 isoform X2, with protein sequence MRRWGLLAKEALSQTLTFARFFCLFHVTNHYLWSPTLVFGPSMLPTLNLTGDVILAEYVSHRVGRVGPGDIVFVRSPVDPNKIVTKRIVGVEGDRVTYFKPRNGDTCHTVVVPKGHVWIQGDNLYASRDSRQFGPVPYGLIEGKAFFRVWPPNSFGSLG encoded by the exons ATGAGAAGATGGGGACTGTTAGCAAAAGAAGCCCTAAGTCAAACACTAACGTTCGCCAGATTCTTCTGTTTATTCCACGTCACCAACCACTACCTCTGGTCTCCTACCCTG GTGTTCGGTCCTAGCATGCTCCCGACCTTGAATCTAACCGGCGACGTGATTCTTGCGGAATACGTGTCCCACAGAGTGGGAAGAGTGGGCCCTGGTGATATCGTCTTCGTTCGTTCACCTGTCGACCCGAATAAGATTGTGACTAAGCGCATTGTCGGCGTCGAAGGCGATAGAGTCACTTACTTCAAACCCAGGAATGGAGACACGTGTCACACTGTCGTG GTCCCAAAGGGGCATGTTTGGATACAAGGGGATAACCTTTATGCTTCCAGGGATTCGCGGCAATTTGGGCCTGTTCCGTATGGTCTTATTGAAGGGAAAGCATTTTTCAGG GTGTGGCCACCTAATAGCTTTGGATCACTGGGATAA